The following proteins are encoded in a genomic region of Candidatus Omnitrophota bacterium:
- the accB gene encoding acetyl-CoA carboxylase biotin carboxyl carrier protein yields the protein MNIKEIKEVINLMNDNGLTEIELEKDGLKIRLVKGREGMIETSVLDRGAEKAIPASSVRQMQSEQAAALVKSKNLEIKSPMVGTFYASPSPDAPPFVKVGDNVALGQVVCIIEAMKLMNEIKSEIKGKVAAVLVENADPVEFSQTLFLVEPV from the coding sequence ATGAATATAAAAGAAATCAAAGAAGTCATAAATCTTATGAACGATAACGGGTTGACAGAGATAGAGCTGGAAAAAGACGGACTCAAGATACGGCTCGTGAAGGGACGCGAGGGCATGATTGAGACGAGCGTGCTGGATAGAGGGGCAGAAAAAGCGATCCCGGCGTCGAGCGTCCGGCAAATGCAGTCGGAACAAGCAGCGGCACTTGTGAAATCCAAAAATCTGGAAATAAAATCGCCGATGGTCGGGACATTCTATGCGTCACCTTCTCCGGACGCCCCTCCTTTTGTCAAGGTGGGCGACAATGTGGCGCTCGGCCAGGTAGTATGCATAATTGAGGCCATGAAGCTCATGAATGAAATCAAATCAGAGATAAAGGGCAAGGTAGCCGCTGTTCTAGTAGAAAATGCCGATCCGGTCGAGTTTAGTCAAACATTGTTTCTAGTCGAACCGGTATAA
- the accC gene encoding acetyl-CoA carboxylase biotin carboxylase subunit has translation MFSKILIANRGEIALRIIRACKEMGIKTVAVYSEADAESPHVKLADEAVCIGPAPSAKSYLNIPSIISAAEITDVEAIHPGYGFLAEDAHFAEICQSCQIKFIGPSPESIRLMGDKLAAKNTVRRVGLPVVPGTDKVIKTKEDALKVSNKLKYPVIVKAAAGGGGRGMRICHNDVRLVSAILTAQREAEVAFGNPDIYIEKYIEKPRHIEIQLLGDQYGHIVYLGERDCTIQRRHQKLIEETPSLAVNEKLRKKMGELAVKAAKSVNYYSAGTIEFLLDKSGEFYFMEMNTRIQVEHPVTEMVTGIDLIKEQIAIANGKHLTIKQEDIKLNGWAIESRIYAEDPDNNFMPSPGKITEYEAPGGRGVRLDTHVHSGFEVSPYYDSMIGKLITHGRTRKEAIDIMKRALEEYKIKPIKTTIPLLRNIFNNPMFVKGDIATDFLSGLEEESKT, from the coding sequence ATGTTTTCTAAGATACTGATAGCAAATCGCGGGGAAATAGCGCTCAGGATAATCCGCGCGTGTAAAGAAATGGGTATAAAGACTGTAGCGGTCTATTCGGAAGCAGACGCTGAATCCCCGCACGTTAAGCTTGCCGATGAAGCCGTATGTATAGGGCCGGCGCCAAGCGCCAAAAGCTATCTTAATATACCGTCCATTATAAGCGCCGCTGAGATTACGGACGTCGAGGCAATACATCCCGGTTACGGATTCCTTGCCGAAGACGCTCACTTTGCCGAAATATGCCAGTCGTGCCAAATAAAATTCATAGGGCCCTCCCCTGAGAGCATAAGGCTGATGGGAGATAAGCTGGCGGCAAAAAACACCGTCAGGCGCGTCGGCTTGCCGGTAGTGCCCGGAACAGACAAGGTAATAAAGACAAAAGAAGATGCCCTCAAAGTCTCCAATAAGCTAAAATATCCTGTTATCGTTAAAGCGGCGGCGGGCGGCGGCGGGCGCGGCATGCGAATATGCCACAACGATGTGCGGTTGGTAAGCGCTATTCTTACGGCACAACGCGAAGCGGAAGTCGCTTTTGGAAACCCTGATATTTACATAGAAAAATACATAGAAAAACCCCGCCATATTGAAATACAGCTTTTAGGGGACCAATACGGCCATATAGTATATCTGGGAGAACGTGACTGTACTATACAAAGGCGCCATCAAAAACTGATCGAGGAGACGCCCTCGCTTGCCGTAAACGAAAAACTGAGAAAAAAGATGGGCGAACTAGCTGTAAAGGCCGCCAAAAGCGTAAACTATTATAGCGCCGGAACTATAGAATTTCTACTGGACAAAAGTGGCGAGTTCTATTTTATGGAAATGAATACAAGGATACAGGTGGAGCATCCGGTAACCGAGATGGTCACGGGTATTGACCTTATAAAAGAGCAAATAGCCATTGCTAACGGAAAACACCTTACGATAAAACAGGAAGATATTAAACTAAACGGGTGGGCAATCGAATCGCGCATATACGCAGAAGACCCTGACAATAATTTCATGCCCTCTCCCGGCAAAATAACCGAATATGAAGCGCCGGGCGGCAGGGGCGTACGCCTGGACACGCATGTCCACTCCGGGTTCGAGGTATCACCTTACTACGACTCGATGATAGGCAAGCTCATAACCCACGGAAGGACGCGGAAAGAGGCGATAGATATAATGAAACGGGCTCTCGAGGAATACAAAATAAAGCC